AGCGGCGAGGTCCAGACCGCCAGGCGCAGACCGGCCGCGGGCCGCCCCGTCCTGCCGAGCAGGACCCGGCCGCCGACCAGGACGCGCGACCCGGCCGGGACCGGCGTACGGCTGAGCGCGCCGATGCTGAGCACGGGTGCGTCACGTCCCACGACGAGCGCCGTCGCCCCGGCCAGGGCCGCGGCGGGCACGAGCGCGCCCCCCGGCAGGACGAGGTCGTCGACCGCCCAGCGCCCCGCCTGCGCGGCGGTCACCGGGGCACTGCCCGTCCAGTCGCCGTCCTGGACGGTCCCGCTGACGAGGTGCAGCCCCACCACGGCCGCGTGCGCGGCCTGCGGGTCGATCCCGCCGCTCGCCAGCAGGGCGCAGGGGCAGGTCCGGTGCAGCGGAGCCGGGGAGACGGTGCCGTCGACGCTGTCGCCGCCCGCGAACGTCCGTGCCTCCGTCGTGACGCCCGAGGGGTCGGTCAGGTGGACGTGCACGACGACCTGCCCGACGGCCGTGCCGGTCAGCGGAGCGGGAGCGGTCAGCGTGACGCCGCTCGCGGTCGGCGAGGGCGCGGTGTCCGCCGCGGCGCTCGGCAGTCCGGCGGTGAGGGGGAGCGCTGCGGCGAGGGCGGCGAGCAGCGCCCGGCGGGGGAGGACCATGCCCGGAGGAGACGTCGAGGGCGCGGGAGGGTTCAGCGCCCTCGGTACCCTTGCCCCTCGTGAGCGACGCGTCCCTGCCCCCGTCCCCCGCCGGCCTCTCCGAGCAGGAGCAGGTGCGCCGGGAGAAGCTGGCCCGGCTGCGCGAGCAGGGCGTCGACCCGTACCCCGTCGGCTTCGCGCGCACCGACACCGTCGCCGAGGTCCGTGAGCGGCACGAGGGGCTCGCTCCCGACACCGCCACGGGCGAGCGGGTCGCGGTCGCCGGCCGGGTCGTGCTCAACCGCATCGGCGGCAAGCTCTGCTTCGCGACGCTGCGCGACATGACGGGCGACCTGCAGGTCATGCTCAGCCTCGACGTCCTCGGCGAGGAGCGGCTGCAGGCGTGGAAGGACGCGATCGACCTCGGCGACCACGTGGGGGTCGAGGGCGAGGTCATCTCCTCCCGCCGCGGCGAGCTCAGCATCCTGGCGGGCTCCTGGACCCTGACGAGCAAGTCGCTGCGTCCGCTGCCGGACAAGCACAAGGGCCTCACCGACCCCGAGGCACGGGTGCGGCAGCGCTACGTCGACCTCATCGTCAACCCCGAGTCGCGCCGGATGCTGCTCACCCGCAGCGCCGCCGTGCGCAGCATCCGCGAGACGCTGACGGGCCGCGGCTTCGTCGAGGTCGAGACCCCGATGCTGCAGACCATCCACGGCGGCGCCAACGCGCGCCCGTTCGTCACGCACATCAACGCCTACGACCTCGAGCTCTTCCTCCGCATCGCGCCCGAGCTCTACCTCAAGCGCCTCGTCGTCGGCGGCATCGAGAAGGTCTTCGAGGTCAACCGGAACTTCCGCAACGAGGGCGCGGACTCGAGCCACAACCCCGAGTTCACGATGCTCGAGGCGTACGAGGCCTACGGCGACTACGACACCATGCTCCGGCTCACCCGCGAGCTCATCCAGCAGACGGCCGTCGACGCGCTCGGCGGCACGGTCGTGCGCCACGAGGACGCCGAGGGCGCAGTCACCGAGCACGAGATCGGCGGCGAGTGGCGCGTCGTCACCGTCAACGACGCGATCTCCGAGGCGCTCGGCGAGAGCGTCACCAACGACACCGGCCTCGAGGCGCTGCGCCGCCTGGCCGAGCGGGCCGGCGTCCCGCTCGCGCCGCAGTGGGGCCGCGGGCAGGTCGTGCTCGAGCTCTACGAGCACCTCGTCGAGGAGCACACGGTCCTGCCGACGTTCTACAAGGACTTCCCGACCGACGTCTCGCCGCTGACGCGCGCGCACCGCGAGGACCCGCGCGTCGCCGAGAGGTGGGACCTCGTGGCCTTCGGCGCGGAGAT
The sequence above is drawn from the Motilibacter rhizosphaerae genome and encodes:
- the lysX gene encoding bifunctional lysylphosphatidylglycerol synthetase/lysine--tRNA ligase LysX, whose protein sequence is MSDASLPPSPAGLSEQEQVRREKLARLREQGVDPYPVGFARTDTVAEVRERHEGLAPDTATGERVAVAGRVVLNRIGGKLCFATLRDMTGDLQVMLSLDVLGEERLQAWKDAIDLGDHVGVEGEVISSRRGELSILAGSWTLTSKSLRPLPDKHKGLTDPEARVRQRYVDLIVNPESRRMLLTRSAAVRSIRETLTGRGFVEVETPMLQTIHGGANARPFVTHINAYDLELFLRIAPELYLKRLVVGGIEKVFEVNRNFRNEGADSSHNPEFTMLEAYEAYGDYDTMLRLTRELIQQTAVDALGGTVVRHEDAEGAVTEHEIGGEWRVVTVNDAISEALGESVTNDTGLEALRRLAERAGVPLAPQWGRGQVVLELYEHLVEEHTVLPTFYKDFPTDVSPLTRAHREDPRVAERWDLVAFGAEIGTAYSELVDPVEQRARLTAQSLLAAGGDHDAMQLDEDFLRALEYAMPPSGGLGIGVDRLLMMLTGKGIRETVLFPLVRPE